A stretch of Oscillospiraceae bacterium DNA encodes these proteins:
- a CDS encoding iron-containing alcohol dehydrogenase: protein MFNFYMPTKIHSGIGCVKNNADAFGLGKKCIIVSGKNSARASGALADICEVLDQNGTQYLHFDKISENPAISDCFEGGRLAAEFGAEFVIGIGGGSALDACKAVSAYAANRQLSEMEDIFDASKLTNNSLPIIAVPTTAGTGSEVNPYAVLTLQGGVKKQTFNNPMSYPKHAFLDVRYTMSLSPRYTLSTALDAFCHAVESFLSPKSTDASELFALYAARAIWRNLNEIYIGGDVDVQLKQELLDASCAAGIAINTTGTGFPHPMGYNLTLLHGVPHGMACAAFTGEYLSYNEMANPQRCRILYDYIGTDGETLKHEIPLMSCVDMKFDDAEIEKFIELTGKAKNYTNSFYKINTDEIRAIYKKLFQ, encoded by the coding sequence ATGTTTAATTTCTATATGCCCACAAAAATTCACTCCGGAATCGGATGCGTAAAAAATAACGCCGATGCTTTCGGACTAGGCAAAAAGTGCATAATAGTCAGCGGAAAGAACTCCGCCCGTGCCAGCGGTGCACTGGCAGATATATGCGAAGTGCTGGACCAAAACGGCACTCAGTATCTGCATTTTGATAAAATAAGTGAAAATCCCGCAATTTCCGATTGCTTTGAGGGCGGAAGGCTCGCCGCTGAGTTTGGAGCAGAATTTGTAATCGGAATAGGCGGCGGCTCCGCACTGGATGCTTGCAAGGCGGTAAGTGCTTATGCAGCAAACAGGCAGTTAAGTGAAATGGAGGATATTTTCGATGCTTCAAAGCTGACAAATAACTCTCTTCCCATAATTGCTGTGCCTACCACTGCAGGGACGGGAAGCGAGGTTAACCCCTATGCGGTGCTTACATTGCAGGGCGGTGTCAAAAAACAAACCTTCAATAACCCCATGTCTTATCCCAAACACGCCTTTCTGGATGTTCGCTATACTATGTCGCTGTCTCCGCGATATACACTCAGTACTGCGCTGGATGCTTTCTGTCATGCGGTGGAATCCTTCCTTTCTCCAAAGTCTACGGATGCTTCCGAGCTGTTTGCCCTTTATGCCGCAAGAGCTATCTGGAGAAATCTGAACGAGATATATATAGGCGGAGATGTGGATGTTCAGCTCAAGCAGGAGCTTCTTGATGCTTCCTGTGCGGCAGGTATTGCCATAAATACAACAGGTACCGGCTTCCCGCATCCAATGGGTTATAACCTTACACTTCTGCATGGTGTTCCTCATGGTATGGCTTGTGCCGCTTTCACGGGCGAATATCTGAGTTATAACGAAATGGCAAACCCTCAGCGTTGCCGCATACTGTATGACTATATAGGAACCGATGGCGAGACCTTGAAGCATGAAATCCCCCTCATGTCATGCGTGGATATGAAATTTGACGATGCGGAGATAGAGAAATTTATTGAACTTACCGGAAAAGCAAAGAATTACACCAACAGCTTTTATAAAATAAACACCGACGAAATACGCGCAATATACAAAAAACTGTTCCAATAA